Proteins from a single region of Mucilaginibacter daejeonensis:
- a CDS encoding HAD family hydrolase, with the protein METTNQPDLKNRFDSIIFDLDGTLWDSTANVAQAWQQAKQEVDFVKEDITQQTVRSITGMAYDAIFDKLFPYLNEEKRNTIKSICARHELEVLNTKGGELYPDLKETLSYLKDRYKLFVVSNCQNGYIETFLRLNDLEDVFMGHQCYGTKGQPKYQNILDVVNDHELKAPVYVGDTQGDHDSATKAGVPIIFATYGFGTTTGEPLAYIDKFSELQNIL; encoded by the coding sequence ATGGAGACGACCAACCAACCCGACCTTAAGAACAGGTTCGACAGCATCATATTTGACCTCGACGGCACGCTTTGGGATTCGACCGCGAACGTGGCGCAGGCCTGGCAGCAAGCCAAGCAGGAGGTAGATTTTGTTAAGGAAGATATTACCCAGCAAACCGTACGATCGATCACCGGCATGGCTTACGATGCTATTTTTGATAAGCTTTTCCCTTACCTTAACGAGGAAAAGCGCAACACGATCAAGTCTATCTGCGCCCGCCACGAGCTGGAAGTATTGAATACAAAAGGCGGTGAGCTTTATCCCGACCTGAAAGAAACCCTGAGCTACCTGAAAGACCGTTACAAGCTTTTTGTGGTGAGCAACTGCCAGAACGGCTACATTGAGACGTTCCTTCGGTTGAACGACCTGGAAGACGTTTTTATGGGTCACCAATGCTATGGTACCAAAGGGCAGCCCAAATACCAGAACATATTAGATGTGGTGAACGATCACGAGCTGAAAGCACCTGTTTATGTGGGCGATACCCAGGGCGATCATGACAGCGCCACCAAAGCAGGCGTACCTATCATATTTGCCACTTATGGCTTTGGCACCACAACCGGTGAGCCACTGGCCTACATCGATAAGTTCAGCGAGCTGCAAAACATTCTTTAA